One segment of Pontibacter akesuensis DNA contains the following:
- the hemB gene encoding porphobilinogen synthase, translating to MNRRPRRNRQSEVIRNLVQENTVGVNDLIYPIFIIEGQNQRVEISSMPGINRFSIDTLLEEIAACVALGIKSFAPFASIPDQLKDKYATESHNPDGLYTRALREIKKNFPEVALFSDVAMDPYSSDGHDGIVENGEILNDETLEVLGKMALAQAQAGADVVAPSDMMDGRVGHIRRVLDENGFHKVGIMSYSAKYASAFYGPFRDALSSAPKMGDKKTYQMNPANSREALIEAELDVAEGADFLMVKPALAYLDIIKLLRDNTSLPIAGYNVSGEYAMVKAAAERGWVDGEKAMLEGLVSIKRAGADIILSYFAKEFGQYLKK from the coding sequence ATGAACAGAAGACCAAGACGCAACCGTCAGTCCGAGGTGATCCGCAATCTGGTGCAGGAAAACACCGTGGGCGTGAACGATCTCATTTACCCGATTTTCATTATCGAAGGCCAGAACCAGCGCGTGGAAATCTCCTCCATGCCGGGCATCAACCGCTTTTCCATTGATACGCTGCTGGAGGAGATAGCGGCTTGCGTGGCGCTGGGCATCAAATCCTTTGCCCCATTTGCCTCCATTCCTGATCAGTTAAAAGATAAATATGCCACCGAGAGCCACAACCCGGATGGCCTGTACACCCGTGCGCTTCGCGAGATAAAGAAGAACTTCCCGGAGGTGGCGCTGTTCTCCGACGTAGCCATGGACCCGTACAGCTCCGACGGCCACGATGGCATTGTGGAGAACGGCGAGATTTTGAACGACGAGACACTGGAGGTGCTGGGCAAGATGGCCCTGGCACAGGCGCAGGCGGGTGCCGATGTGGTGGCTCCTTCCGACATGATGGACGGACGTGTGGGGCACATCCGCCGCGTGCTCGACGAAAACGGGTTTCATAAGGTGGGCATCATGAGCTACTCAGCCAAGTATGCCAGCGCCTTTTACGGCCCGTTCCGCGATGCTTTGTCCTCCGCCCCAAAGATGGGGGACAAGAAAACCTACCAGATGAACCCCGCCAACAGCCGCGAAGCCCTGATAGAAGCCGAGTTGGACGTGGCCGAGGGAGCCGATTTCCTGATGGTGAAGCCTGCCCTCGCCTACCTGGACATCATCAAGCTGCTGCGCGACAATACCAGCCTGCCCATTGCTGGCTACAATGTGAGCGGCGAGTATGCAATGGTAAAGGCCGCGGCCGAGCGCGGCTGGGTTGACGGTGAAAAAGCCATGCTGGAGGGCCTGGTAAGTATAAAGCGCGCCGGGGCCGACATCATCCTGTCTTACTTCGCCAAGGAGTTTGGGCAGTACCTGAAAAAATAA
- the sdaAA gene encoding L-serine ammonia-lyase, iron-sulfur-dependent, subunit alpha produces MSLLFTDFKSWEKHCAETGEPLYQPVLQYEVEQKDRSEEYIWENIAKAFDVMRDAVQTGLTENMQSRSGMVNNSAKKVAKSPVTVLSPEFQMLVSRALGAKEVNSCMGRVVAAPTAGASGILPGTLTTLQELHGLEDRTIHEGLLVAAGIALIIEQNASLAGAVGGCQAETGSAGAMAAGAIVYCLGGNVDQVFTAVAITIQCMLGLVCDPVAGLVEVPCIVRNASAAAIAFSSAQMAIAGVNAVIPVDQCVAALGEVGESMERKYKETAEGGLANTPRAREIENFVLVQDVEILPDEDSE; encoded by the coding sequence ATGTCATTATTATTCACTGATTTTAAGAGCTGGGAGAAGCACTGCGCCGAAACCGGGGAGCCGCTGTACCAGCCTGTATTGCAATATGAAGTGGAGCAGAAAGACCGTTCCGAGGAGTATATCTGGGAAAACATTGCCAAAGCCTTTGATGTAATGCGCGATGCCGTGCAAACCGGCCTGACCGAGAACATGCAGTCGCGTTCGGGCATGGTGAACAACAGCGCCAAAAAGGTGGCAAAGTCGCCCGTAACGGTGCTGTCGCCGGAGTTTCAGATGCTGGTGTCGCGTGCGTTGGGGGCCAAAGAGGTGAACTCCTGTATGGGCCGCGTGGTAGCTGCCCCAACGGCGGGCGCTTCCGGCATTCTGCCCGGCACGCTTACCACGCTTCAGGAGCTGCATGGCCTGGAGGATCGTACCATTCACGAAGGCTTGCTGGTAGCCGCCGGCATTGCCCTGATTATTGAGCAGAACGCCTCGCTGGCAGGCGCTGTGGGCGGTTGCCAGGCCGAGACAGGTAGTGCCGGTGCCATGGCTGCCGGCGCGATTGTGTACTGCCTGGGCGGCAACGTAGACCAGGTGTTCACGGCTGTGGCCATCACCATTCAGTGTATGCTGGGCCTGGTATGCGACCCGGTAGCGGGACTTGTGGAAGTGCCGTGCATTGTGCGCAACGCCAGTGCCGCCGCCATTGCTTTCTCTTCCGCACAGATGGCCATTGCCGGGGTAAACGCCGTGATACCGGTAGACCAGTGCGTGGCAGCCTTGGGCGAGGTAGGCGAAAGTATGGAGCGCAAGTATAAAGAGACTGCCGAAGGCGGTTTAGCCAACACCCCAAGAGCCCGCGAAATTGAGAACTTCGTGCTGGTGCAGGATGTGGAGATTCTGCCTGACGAAGACAGCGAGTAA
- a CDS encoding App1 family protein, translating into MTDLTQSAKETMLAAIEKVEHSLSMAKFKVKDKLHLLEPINIMPYYGFGSDTYVYVKGRVLEDEKVSQPEKDDNVLQHLEATYKRYESDEIPGITLTASFAGQTITVETDEEGFFEVEFRTDTPIDYSTAGHKVKLQLQEQKTDHDRMEAEAHVFVPGKDAGFGIISDIDDTVLVSKVTHILGKLKLMLLQNSLERSPFPGIAGFLRALCKGNDGKGQNPLFFVSGSEWNLYDLLISFFRSHDIPEGPLLLRDKGTRLDRGDFETSEQEYKREKIRHILDTYPDLNFICIGDSGQHDPEIYQHIVQEYPGRILGVYIRDVTPEKRDKEVRDIANQVEAKGTKMLLAEETLSAAKHAAEMGWINESQLREVKEACEKDAQKSRNGEHPAV; encoded by the coding sequence ATGACAGATTTAACACAATCGGCGAAAGAGACAATGCTGGCGGCCATTGAGAAGGTGGAGCACAGCCTCTCGATGGCCAAGTTTAAGGTAAAGGACAAACTGCACCTGCTGGAGCCGATCAACATAATGCCTTACTATGGTTTTGGCAGCGATACCTATGTGTACGTGAAGGGCCGGGTGCTGGAAGATGAAAAGGTAAGCCAGCCCGAAAAGGATGACAACGTGCTGCAGCACCTGGAGGCAACCTACAAGCGGTATGAGTCGGATGAGATTCCGGGTATTACGCTTACGGCAAGCTTTGCCGGCCAAACCATTACAGTGGAGACGGACGAGGAGGGTTTCTTCGAGGTGGAGTTCCGCACGGATACCCCCATAGATTACAGCACCGCCGGCCACAAGGTGAAGCTGCAACTGCAGGAGCAGAAAACCGACCACGACCGGATGGAGGCGGAGGCGCATGTGTTTGTGCCGGGGAAAGACGCGGGATTCGGGATTATCTCTGATATAGACGACACCGTGCTGGTATCGAAAGTAACGCACATACTCGGAAAGCTAAAGCTGATGCTGCTGCAGAACTCGCTCGAACGCAGCCCCTTTCCGGGCATTGCGGGCTTTCTGCGGGCACTGTGCAAAGGCAACGATGGCAAAGGCCAGAACCCGCTCTTCTTTGTGTCGGGCAGCGAGTGGAACCTATACGACCTGCTGATCAGCTTTTTCCGCTCGCACGATATTCCGGAGGGGCCGCTGCTACTGCGCGACAAAGGCACGCGCCTGGACCGGGGCGATTTTGAAACAAGCGAGCAGGAGTACAAGCGCGAGAAAATCCGCCACATCCTTGACACGTACCCCGACCTGAACTTTATCTGCATCGGCGACAGCGGCCAGCACGACCCTGAAATCTACCAGCATATCGTGCAGGAGTATCCCGGCCGCATTCTGGGCGTCTACATCAGGGACGTAACACCGGAAAAGCGCGACAAGGAGGTGAGAGACATAGCTAACCAGGTAGAGGCAAAGGGTACCAAAATGCTGTTGGCCGAAGAAACACTGTCGGCCGCGAAGCATGCCGCCGAAATGGGATGGATCAACGAAAGCCAGCTGAGAGAGGTGAAGGAGGCGTGTGAAAAAGACGCGCAGAAAAGCCGTAATGGCGAGCACCCAGCAGTATAA
- a CDS encoding App1 family protein has product MDIKKKLDEALVQLGQELDAGREQLKENLHLLRPIMILPFYGYGSDTYVYLKGRVIEKDKKQNDGQEEHALEQSLSMLRRFALSAIPNIRLSVAFAGQQQEVETDKEGYFEVEFNTETPINYKETGYTVQLKLLERKTDEDAMEAEGRIFVPQDDARFGVVSDIDDTVLVANATSTLGQLKRTLLQDAQERSPFPGIASLLQVLKGRNNPLVYVSSGQWNLYSFLVSFMEAHHIPKGPILLRDHGSENEEDDKRQHKLEQIRAVLRTYPRLSFILIGDSGKDDPEIYRQVSQEFPDQVKCIYIRDVTEDGRAKEVQEICRQVEQQDVQMLLVKDSVAAAEHAFKHGYISLEQLHQVQEAQRQEQRSKEE; this is encoded by the coding sequence TTGGATATAAAGAAGAAATTGGATGAGGCCCTCGTGCAGTTGGGGCAGGAGCTGGACGCAGGAAGGGAGCAACTGAAAGAAAACCTGCACTTGTTGCGCCCCATCATGATCCTGCCTTTTTACGGCTACGGCTCCGACACCTATGTGTACCTGAAGGGCCGCGTGATCGAGAAAGACAAAAAGCAAAATGACGGACAGGAAGAGCACGCGCTGGAGCAAAGCCTAAGTATGCTGCGGCGCTTTGCCCTGAGCGCCATTCCTAATATCAGGCTTTCCGTGGCCTTTGCCGGGCAGCAGCAGGAAGTGGAGACCGACAAGGAAGGCTACTTTGAAGTAGAGTTTAACACAGAAACACCCATCAACTACAAAGAGACAGGATACACCGTGCAGCTGAAACTGCTGGAGCGGAAAACCGACGAGGATGCCATGGAGGCCGAGGGGCGCATCTTTGTGCCGCAAGACGATGCGCGCTTTGGGGTAGTCTCTGATATAGACGATACGGTGCTCGTTGCCAACGCCACCAGTACGCTCGGGCAGCTGAAGCGAACCTTGTTGCAGGATGCACAGGAGCGGAGCCCTTTTCCGGGTATTGCATCGTTGCTGCAGGTGCTGAAGGGGCGCAACAACCCATTGGTTTACGTGTCCTCGGGCCAATGGAACCTCTATAGCTTTTTGGTTAGTTTCATGGAAGCGCACCACATCCCAAAGGGACCGATTCTGCTTCGCGACCATGGGAGTGAAAACGAGGAGGATGACAAACGCCAGCACAAATTAGAGCAGATCCGTGCTGTGCTGCGTACGTACCCCCGGCTGTCTTTTATCCTGATTGGCGACAGTGGCAAGGATGACCCCGAGATTTACAGGCAGGTGTCTCAGGAGTTTCCTGATCAGGTGAAGTGCATCTATATCCGGGATGTGACAGAGGATGGACGCGCCAAGGAAGTGCAGGAAATATGCCGGCAGGTAGAGCAGCAGGATGTGCAGATGCTGTTGGTGAAAGACTCTGTTGCCGCCGCAGAACATGCCTTCAAGCACGGGTACATCTCCTTAGAACAGCTACACCAGGTACAGGAAGCGCAACGGCAGGAACAGCGGTCGAAAGAGGAGTAA
- a CDS encoding DUF2279 domain-containing protein yields the protein MTFRNLLLACLLLLATSQGFAQTTDSTATDTARINRRKLLPIVASEAAFYVAGMSYLQFVWYKDHERVPFHFYNDARGYQQVDKFGHAFGAYVESYMGYRLLRNAGVPKGKALLYGGTLGLVLQTPIEVWDGLYEGWGFSAPDMVANAAGSALVIGQELLFDEQVARYKFSFSPSPYYKQANGYLGDSHLESLFLDYNAHTYWLSVPINKLAFKSTIPDWASVAVGYSAGGMFGEFSNRTYYRGTYLPETERYRQYLFSLDVDWTRIKTDNKLLNTLLKGMFFIKLPFPALEVNSKGQVKGHWLYY from the coding sequence ATGACATTTCGGAATCTGCTGCTGGCTTGCCTGCTGCTCCTGGCTACCTCCCAGGGCTTTGCCCAGACCACCGACAGCACCGCCACAGACACCGCACGTATAAACCGCCGCAAGCTCCTTCCGATAGTAGCGTCGGAGGCTGCTTTTTATGTAGCGGGTATGTCGTACCTGCAGTTTGTGTGGTACAAAGACCACGAGCGGGTGCCCTTCCATTTCTACAACGATGCCAGGGGCTACCAGCAGGTAGATAAGTTCGGGCATGCTTTCGGGGCTTACGTGGAGAGCTACATGGGCTATAGGTTGCTGCGCAACGCAGGCGTGCCCAAGGGCAAGGCGCTGCTATACGGCGGCACGCTGGGGCTGGTGCTGCAAACGCCCATCGAAGTATGGGACGGCCTCTACGAGGGCTGGGGTTTTTCGGCTCCCGACATGGTGGCTAACGCAGCTGGCTCGGCGCTCGTAATCGGGCAGGAGCTTTTGTTTGATGAGCAGGTGGCCAGGTATAAATTCAGCTTCTCGCCGTCTCCCTACTATAAACAGGCCAACGGCTACCTCGGCGACAGCCACCTGGAGAGCCTGTTCCTGGATTACAATGCCCATACTTACTGGTTAAGTGTGCCGATAAACAAGCTGGCCTTTAAAAGCACAATACCGGATTGGGCCAGCGTGGCCGTAGGCTACAGCGCCGGCGGAATGTTCGGCGAGTTCAGCAACAGGACCTATTACCGGGGCACGTATTTGCCCGAAACAGAGCGCTACCGCCAGTACCTCTTCTCGCTGGACGTCGACTGGACCCGCATCAAAACCGACAACAAGCTGCTTAACACCCTCTTAAAGGGCATGTTCTTTATCAAGCTTCCGTTCCCGGCACTGGAGGTAAACTCCAAAGGGCAGGTAAAAGGCCATTGGCTATACTATTGA
- a CDS encoding acylphosphatase, whose amino-acid sequence MSNNTKRIALRVHGKVQGVFFRASTQEKAKALGLTGFVQNEADGTVYVEAEGDTEALKQLEQWAHEGSTKARVEKVEVEEKEGLVGFKKFEQRR is encoded by the coding sequence ATGAGCAACAATACCAAACGCATCGCCCTGCGCGTGCACGGCAAAGTACAGGGCGTATTTTTCCGGGCCAGCACGCAGGAGAAAGCCAAGGCACTAGGCCTGACAGGCTTCGTGCAGAACGAAGCGGACGGCACCGTATACGTAGAAGCCGAAGGAGACACAGAGGCTTTGAAGCAGTTAGAGCAATGGGCACACGAAGGATCAACCAAGGCGCGAGTCGAGAAGGTGGAGGTAGAGGAGAAGGAGGGCCTGGTAGGATTCAAAAAGTTTGAGCAGCGGCGGTGA
- a CDS encoding Crp/Fnr family transcriptional regulator, whose translation MLRTLLQQISYFTPDDIDAFELLWKKPVQLSRYDFLIRQGQVEQGLYFVTSGALRIYYPLPDEEICVGFAYPNTLVVSFPSFVDAKPSAYYIQALKKSKLLGISKTDLVQLMEQRPNIRRFWYEQLEKALVGKIEREVDLLLPEPEQRLQRVMQRSPHLFQHIPKKYIASYLRMSPETLSRIKV comes from the coding sequence ATGCTCCGCACCCTCCTTCAGCAAATCTCTTACTTCACCCCAGATGACATAGACGCTTTTGAGTTACTGTGGAAGAAACCGGTGCAGCTGAGCCGGTACGATTTCCTGATACGGCAGGGGCAGGTGGAGCAAGGTTTATACTTCGTTACCAGCGGCGCGCTCCGCATTTACTACCCACTTCCAGACGAAGAGATCTGCGTGGGCTTTGCTTACCCCAACACGCTGGTTGTCTCTTTTCCGTCGTTTGTGGATGCCAAGCCCTCGGCCTATTACATTCAGGCGCTGAAGAAGAGTAAACTGTTGGGCATCAGCAAAACGGACCTGGTGCAGTTGATGGAGCAGCGGCCCAACATCAGGCGGTTCTGGTACGAGCAACTGGAGAAGGCGCTGGTGGGCAAGATTGAGCGCGAGGTAGATTTGCTGCTGCCCGAGCCGGAGCAGCGCCTGCAGCGGGTGATGCAGCGCAGTCCGCACCTGTTCCAGCACATCCCCAAAAAGTACATCGCCTCCTACCTACGCATGTCGCCGGAAACGCTGAGCCGCATCAAAGTATAA
- a CDS encoding DinB family protein: MSTLEQLSQTTKGLQQTVATEFASLDLAALNFKPAPDSWSILECLEHLNRYSRYYNSAIAKAIAQNTGGTDVTSISYSWLGKKSVDMVRPQNTKKHQTVKHMNPNNSQLDRTTVEEFLQHQQELQQLLQQARGANLAKKAVPVEFFKLLKMRIGEALEFVVVHQERHVQQALRVKQQQAKLAAA, translated from the coding sequence ATGAGCACGCTGGAGCAACTTTCCCAAACCACCAAAGGCCTGCAGCAGACCGTTGCCACCGAGTTCGCCTCGCTGGACCTGGCTGCCTTAAACTTTAAACCCGCCCCCGATAGCTGGAGCATTCTGGAGTGCCTCGAGCACCTGAACCGCTACAGCCGCTACTACAACTCCGCTATAGCCAAAGCCATTGCCCAAAACACCGGCGGAACTGACGTGACAAGTATAAGCTACAGCTGGCTCGGCAAAAAATCGGTTGACATGGTGCGCCCTCAGAACACGAAAAAGCACCAGACGGTGAAGCACATGAACCCCAACAACAGCCAGTTGGACCGCACCACGGTAGAGGAGTTTCTGCAGCACCAGCAGGAGTTACAGCAGCTGCTACAGCAGGCAAGGGGTGCAAATCTAGCCAAAAAGGCGGTGCCGGTCGAGTTCTTTAAGCTGCTAAAGATGCGCATTGGCGAAGCGCTGGAGTTTGTGGTGGTGCACCAGGAGCGGCACGTGCAGCAGGCCCTCCGCGTAAAGCAGCAGCAGGCAAAGCTGGCGGCAGCGTAG
- a CDS encoding thioredoxin-like domain-containing protein encodes MLTGRVNAPEINTDYGWLNTDKSWSIKDFRGKIVLLDFWTFGCINCQHIVPDLKRLEEEFADVLVVVGVHSAKFDAEKQNETILQAIRKFGIDHPVVNDADYQLWNQYGIRAWPTTVLIDPNGKVIGQHAGEGVYSTVKPYLEQLIEQFANQLNREPIRFHVEHAAAQQASPLYFPSKLISDDEGNIYLSDSGHNRILKLDQQGQVLEVIGSGKQGFANGSYADATFYEPHGLALHGAILYVADAKNNAIRKVNLHTKQVSTAAGTGELGYYFLDDKRGEPVNPNSPWDLLILEDYLYIANAGNHQILRMDLATEQVYRFAGSGREALTDGPLHEAAFNQPSGLASNGPVLFVADAEASAIRTVNTKTGMVLTPLGRGLFDFGDEDGHVDDALLQHCVGVENIDSNIYIADTYNGKIKVLDLGRQRVRTLASGLHEPNDIMFLNGQLWATSTNSHQLFTIDIHNGEKQEVQVRF; translated from the coding sequence ATGCTTACCGGACGCGTAAACGCACCAGAAATCAACACCGACTACGGCTGGCTGAACACGGATAAATCCTGGTCGATCAAGGACTTCAGGGGCAAAATCGTATTGCTTGATTTCTGGACCTTTGGCTGCATCAACTGCCAGCACATTGTGCCCGACCTAAAGCGGCTGGAGGAAGAGTTTGCGGACGTGCTGGTGGTAGTGGGTGTTCACTCTGCCAAGTTCGATGCCGAGAAGCAGAATGAAACCATCCTGCAGGCTATCCGGAAGTTTGGGATAGACCACCCGGTGGTGAACGATGCCGACTACCAGCTCTGGAACCAGTACGGTATCCGCGCCTGGCCTACCACGGTGCTCATCGATCCGAACGGCAAAGTGATCGGGCAACATGCAGGAGAGGGCGTGTACAGCACCGTAAAACCTTACCTGGAGCAACTGATAGAACAGTTTGCAAACCAACTAAACCGGGAGCCGATCCGTTTCCACGTGGAGCATGCAGCGGCACAACAAGCGTCTCCGCTATACTTCCCATCCAAGCTAATTAGCGATGACGAAGGCAACATCTACCTTTCCGACAGCGGCCACAACCGCATTCTGAAACTAGACCAGCAGGGGCAGGTACTGGAGGTAATTGGCAGCGGCAAGCAAGGTTTTGCTAATGGCAGTTACGCAGACGCTACCTTTTACGAGCCGCATGGACTCGCCCTGCACGGCGCAATACTCTATGTGGCCGATGCCAAAAACAACGCTATCCGCAAAGTAAACCTGCACACAAAACAGGTAAGCACCGCCGCCGGCACCGGCGAACTGGGCTACTACTTTCTGGACGACAAGCGCGGGGAGCCCGTAAACCCCAACAGCCCCTGGGACCTGCTCATACTTGAGGACTACCTGTACATTGCTAACGCCGGCAACCACCAGATCCTGCGCATGGACCTGGCAACAGAGCAAGTATACCGCTTTGCCGGCAGCGGCCGCGAAGCCCTGACCGATGGACCACTGCACGAAGCGGCTTTTAACCAGCCCAGCGGTTTGGCCAGCAATGGCCCCGTACTTTTTGTGGCCGATGCCGAAGCAAGTGCCATCCGCACCGTCAACACCAAAACAGGCATGGTGCTCACGCCGCTCGGCAGGGGCTTGTTTGATTTCGGGGATGAAGACGGGCACGTGGACGATGCGCTGCTGCAGCATTGCGTGGGTGTGGAGAACATCGACAGCAACATCTACATTGCTGACACCTACAATGGCAAAATAAAGGTGCTCGACCTGGGGCGGCAACGCGTACGCACCCTTGCCAGCGGCCTGCACGAGCCCAACGACATCATGTTTCTGAACGGCCAGCTATGGGCAACCAGCACCAACAGCCACCAGCTGTTCACCATCGATATCCACAACGGCGAAAAGCAGGAAGTGCAGGTAAGGTTCTAA